One segment of Burkholderia multivorans ATCC BAA-247 DNA contains the following:
- the glyS gene encoding glycine--tRNA ligase subunit beta, giving the protein MTHNHPAPLLVELLTEELPPKALARLGDAFAEGLAQRLAARDLVEGELVFERYATPRRLAVVVQNVRAVAPDRQVREKVLPVSVALDAQGNPTAPLAKKLAALGHPNLTIAELERAQDGKAEAFFINYSAAGATLADGLQAALDETLAKLPIPKVMTYQRPDGSDVQFVRPVHRLTVLHDDRVVPVTAFGIDAGDTTLGHRFLSDGLVAIRHASAYAETLRDKGRVIAHFGDRKETIRTQLNEHANGDTVVMPDALLDEVTSLVEWPVVYPCRFEDEFLQVPQECLILTMQTNQKYFALTDIGGKLRSRFLIVSNIETKTPGEIVEGNERVVRPRLADAKFFFEQDKKKPLAARVPLLANVVYHNKLGSALARVERLEALAGEIAPAIGADVAHAKRAARLAKADLLTDMVGEFPELQGTMGTYYARHDGEPDDVALACAEHYQPRFSGDTLPTTPVSTAVALADKLETIVGIWGIGLAPTGEKDPFALRRHALGVLRLLIEKQLPLDLVSLLRTAYARFEGVPGVAESTDAIVAFFMDRLRGLLRERGYSAGEVDAVLSLNPTRLDDLVARLDAVREFTRLAEAEALAAANKRISNILKKSEGGANGAVQPTLLVEAAEKALHEQLAAVTPHVQSQLEARAYTGALSALAALRAPVDTFFNDVMVNADDPALRANRLALLSALHQQMNCVADISKLAA; this is encoded by the coding sequence ATGACGCACAATCATCCCGCCCCCCTCCTCGTCGAGCTGCTGACCGAAGAGCTGCCGCCGAAGGCCCTCGCGCGCCTCGGCGACGCATTTGCCGAAGGCCTCGCGCAACGCCTCGCCGCGCGCGATCTCGTCGAAGGCGAGCTCGTGTTCGAACGCTATGCGACGCCGCGCCGCCTCGCGGTCGTCGTGCAGAACGTGCGCGCGGTCGCACCGGACCGCCAGGTGCGCGAAAAGGTGCTGCCGGTATCGGTCGCACTCGACGCGCAAGGCAATCCGACCGCCCCGCTCGCGAAGAAGCTCGCGGCGCTCGGCCATCCGAACCTGACGATCGCCGAGCTCGAACGCGCGCAGGACGGCAAGGCCGAAGCGTTCTTCATCAACTATTCGGCCGCCGGCGCGACGCTCGCCGACGGGCTGCAGGCCGCGCTCGACGAGACGCTCGCGAAGCTGCCGATCCCGAAGGTCATGACCTATCAGCGCCCGGACGGCAGCGACGTGCAGTTCGTGCGTCCCGTGCATCGGCTGACGGTGCTGCACGACGATCGCGTCGTTCCCGTCACCGCGTTCGGCATCGACGCCGGCGACACGACGCTCGGCCATCGCTTCCTGTCCGACGGGCTCGTCGCGATCCGGCATGCGAGCGCGTACGCCGAGACGCTGCGCGACAAGGGCCGCGTGATCGCGCATTTCGGCGATCGCAAGGAAACGATCCGCACGCAGCTGAACGAGCATGCGAACGGCGACACGGTCGTGATGCCCGATGCGCTGCTCGATGAGGTGACGTCGCTCGTCGAATGGCCGGTCGTCTATCCGTGCCGCTTCGAGGACGAATTCCTGCAGGTGCCGCAGGAATGCCTGATCCTCACGATGCAGACGAACCAGAAGTATTTCGCGCTGACCGACATCGGCGGCAAGCTGCGCTCGCGCTTCCTGATCGTGTCGAACATCGAGACGAAGACGCCGGGCGAAATCGTCGAGGGCAACGAGCGCGTCGTGCGTCCGCGCCTCGCCGATGCGAAGTTCTTCTTCGAGCAGGACAAGAAGAAGCCGCTCGCCGCGCGCGTGCCGCTGCTCGCAAACGTCGTCTATCACAACAAGCTCGGCTCGGCGCTGGCGCGCGTCGAGCGCCTCGAAGCGCTGGCCGGCGAGATCGCGCCCGCGATCGGCGCCGACGTCGCGCATGCGAAGCGCGCCGCACGCCTCGCGAAGGCCGACCTGCTGACCGACATGGTCGGCGAGTTCCCGGAACTGCAGGGCACGATGGGCACGTATTACGCGCGCCACGACGGCGAGCCCGACGATGTCGCGCTCGCGTGCGCCGAGCACTACCAGCCGCGCTTCTCGGGCGACACGCTGCCGACCACGCCGGTGTCGACGGCCGTCGCGCTCGCGGACAAGCTCGAAACGATCGTCGGCATCTGGGGCATCGGCCTCGCGCCGACCGGCGAGAAGGATCCGTTCGCGCTGCGCCGCCACGCGCTCGGCGTGCTGCGCCTGCTGATCGAGAAGCAGCTGCCGCTCGATCTCGTGTCGCTGCTGCGCACCGCGTACGCGCGCTTCGAAGGCGTGCCGGGCGTTGCGGAATCGACCGACGCGATCGTCGCGTTCTTCATGGACCGCCTGCGCGGCCTGCTGCGCGAGCGCGGCTACTCGGCCGGCGAAGTCGACGCGGTGCTGAGCCTGAACCCGACGCGCCTCGACGATCTCGTCGCGCGCCTCGACGCGGTGCGCGAATTCACGCGTCTCGCGGAAGCCGAAGCGCTCGCGGCCGCGAACAAGCGGATCTCGAACATCCTGAAGAAATCGGAAGGCGGCGCGAACGGCGCCGTGCAGCCGACGCTGCTCGTCGAGGCGGCCGAGAAGGCGCTGCACGAACAGCTCGCGGCCGTGACGCCGCACGTGCAGTCGCAGCTCGAGGCACGCGCGTACACGGGCGCGCTTTCGGCGCTCGCCGCGCTGCGTGCGCCGGTCGATACGTTCTTCAACGACGTGATGGTCAACGCCGACGATCCGGCGCTGCGCGCGAACCGTCTGGCGCTGCTGTCCGCCCTGCATCAGCAGATGAACTGCGTCGCCGACATCTCGAAGCTCGCCGCATAA
- the rsmA gene encoding 16S rRNA (adenine(1518)-N(6)/adenine(1519)-N(6))-dimethyltransferase RsmA, with protein sequence MSNSRQHQGHFARKRFGQNFLVDHGVIDSIVATIAPARGQRMVEIGPGLGALTEPLIARLATPETPLHAVELDRDLIARLKQRFGALLELHAGDALAFDFRSLAAPGDAPSLRIVGNLPYNISSPLLFHLMTFADVVVDQHFMLQNEVVERMVAEPGTKAFSRLSVMLQYRYVMDKLIDVPPESFQPPPKVDSAIVRMIPYAPHELPDVDPVLLGEIVTAAFSQRRKMLRNTLGDYRETIDFDALGFDLARRAEDVSVAEYVGVAQALAAARNAQ encoded by the coding sequence ATGTCGAACAGCAGACAGCATCAAGGCCACTTCGCGCGCAAGCGCTTCGGGCAGAACTTCCTCGTCGATCATGGCGTGATCGACTCGATCGTCGCGACGATCGCCCCCGCGCGCGGCCAGCGGATGGTCGAGATCGGCCCCGGGCTCGGTGCGCTGACCGAGCCGCTGATCGCGCGGCTCGCGACGCCTGAAACGCCGCTGCATGCAGTCGAGCTCGATCGCGACCTGATCGCGCGTCTGAAGCAGCGCTTCGGCGCCCTGCTCGAACTGCATGCGGGCGATGCGCTCGCGTTCGACTTCCGCTCGCTCGCCGCGCCCGGCGATGCGCCGTCGCTGCGGATCGTCGGCAATCTGCCGTACAACATCTCGAGCCCGCTGCTGTTTCATCTGATGACGTTCGCGGACGTCGTCGTCGATCAGCACTTCATGCTGCAGAACGAAGTCGTCGAGCGGATGGTCGCGGAGCCCGGCACGAAGGCCTTTTCGCGGCTGTCGGTGATGCTGCAGTATCGCTACGTGATGGACAAGCTGATCGACGTGCCGCCCGAGTCGTTTCAGCCGCCGCCGAAGGTCGATTCGGCGATCGTCCGGATGATTCCGTACGCGCCGCACGAGCTGCCGGACGTCGATCCGGTGCTGCTCGGCGAAATCGTGACGGCCGCGTTCTCGCAGCGCCGCAAGATGTTGCGCAATACGCTCGGCGATTATCGCGAGACGATCGATTTCGACGCGCTCGGCTTCGATCTCGCGCGACGCGCGGAGGACGTCAGCGTTGCCGAATACGTCGGCGTCGCGCAGGCGCTCGCGGCCGCGCGCAACGCGCAGTGA
- the gmhB gene encoding D-glycero-beta-D-manno-heptose 1,7-bisphosphate 7-phosphatase, with protein sequence MPTSPNRKLVVLDRDGVINVDSDAFIKTPDEWIALPGAFEAIARLNHAGYRVVVATNQSGIGRGLFDMAALNAMHLKMHRAAAAVGARIDAVFFCPHTSEDHCECRKPKPGMMQMIAERFEIDPDHTPVVGDTLRDLLAGVAVGFQPHLVLTGKGKKTLAAGGLPPGTKVHDDLRAFALDFLSHDYE encoded by the coding sequence ATGCCGACCAGCCCCAACCGCAAGCTCGTCGTCCTCGATCGCGACGGCGTGATCAACGTCGATTCGGACGCGTTCATCAAGACGCCCGACGAGTGGATCGCGCTGCCCGGCGCGTTCGAGGCGATCGCACGGCTGAACCATGCCGGCTATCGCGTGGTCGTCGCGACCAACCAGTCCGGCATCGGCCGCGGGCTGTTCGACATGGCCGCGCTCAACGCGATGCATCTGAAGATGCATCGCGCGGCGGCCGCGGTCGGCGCGCGCATCGACGCGGTGTTCTTCTGCCCGCACACGTCCGAGGATCACTGCGAGTGCCGCAAGCCGAAGCCCGGCATGATGCAGATGATCGCCGAGCGTTTCGAGATCGATCCCGATCACACGCCCGTCGTCGGCGATACGCTGCGCGACCTGCTGGCCGGCGTCGCGGTCGGCTTCCAGCCGCACCTCGTGCTGACCGGCAAGGGCAAGAAGACGCTCGCCGCGGGCGGCCTGCCGCCGGGCACGAAGGTCCACGACGACCTGCGTGCGTTCGCGCTCGATTTCCTTTCACACGACTACGAGTGA
- a CDS encoding tetratricopeptide repeat protein produces MNDSNDLLIPLLPPLAALLERAADAQSRGEHDARALWLAAAAHLHPVDSAALSQLTSALVARQRTGDAVALAACAARVHADAAAHFNYGYALQMAGRHADAVAPYRAALALDPDRPSLRNNLAIAVRLSGGDRAEEVALLEAAVQADPCDVQAWINLVVAQLAMRNLDRALVCATRLVELAPDNALAMNNVAMAMKEAQRWDDAERYAARAAELAPDDPSYRFNLAIIHLVRGNYAAGWRGHEARWDGAGELRGRRPALPGPRWQGEPLKGKTLLLWGEQGLGDVLQFCRFVAPLAERVHREGGRLVWNTFPLLGTLLQRSLGAHADEFGAGGDIAALPAFDYEVPLIGLPLMLGIEHDTLASSVPYLRADARAIDAWRARLARERRLKVGLVWTGSAGHQRNPFRRVGVERYAHAFRAIDGVAFYSLQPGADADVAAARASGFAIEDCTSELKSFDDTAAFIGALDLVITVCTSVAHLAGALGARTWVLLDVNPHWPWLLERSDSPWYPTATLYRQRTFGDWQPVMDAVAGDLQQLAATQSHASSPAR; encoded by the coding sequence ATGAACGATTCGAACGACCTCCTGATTCCGCTGCTCCCGCCGCTGGCGGCCCTGCTCGAACGGGCCGCGGATGCGCAGTCGCGCGGCGAGCACGACGCGCGCGCGCTGTGGCTCGCCGCTGCGGCGCACCTTCATCCGGTCGACTCGGCCGCGCTGTCGCAACTGACGTCGGCGCTCGTCGCGCGGCAGCGCACCGGCGACGCGGTCGCGCTCGCCGCATGCGCGGCGCGCGTGCATGCGGATGCCGCAGCGCACTTCAATTACGGTTATGCGCTGCAGATGGCCGGCCGCCATGCGGACGCCGTCGCGCCGTACCGCGCCGCGCTGGCCCTCGATCCCGACCGGCCGTCGCTGCGCAACAATCTGGCGATCGCGGTGCGGCTGTCGGGCGGCGATCGCGCGGAAGAAGTCGCACTGCTCGAGGCGGCCGTGCAAGCCGATCCGTGCGACGTGCAGGCGTGGATCAATCTCGTCGTCGCGCAGCTCGCGATGCGCAATCTCGACCGCGCGCTCGTCTGCGCGACACGGCTCGTCGAACTGGCGCCGGACAATGCGCTCGCGATGAACAACGTCGCGATGGCGATGAAGGAGGCGCAGCGCTGGGACGACGCCGAGCGCTACGCGGCGCGCGCCGCCGAACTCGCGCCGGACGATCCGTCGTACCGTTTCAACCTCGCGATCATTCACCTCGTGCGCGGCAATTACGCGGCCGGCTGGCGTGGGCACGAAGCGCGATGGGACGGCGCGGGCGAGTTGCGCGGCCGGCGCCCGGCGCTACCGGGTCCGCGCTGGCAGGGCGAACCGCTCAAGGGCAAGACGCTGTTGCTGTGGGGCGAGCAGGGCCTCGGCGACGTGCTGCAGTTCTGCCGCTTCGTCGCGCCGCTTGCCGAACGTGTGCACCGCGAGGGCGGCCGGCTCGTGTGGAACACCTTCCCGCTGCTCGGCACGCTCCTGCAGCGCAGCCTCGGCGCGCATGCGGACGAATTCGGCGCGGGCGGCGACATCGCGGCGCTGCCGGCGTTCGACTACGAAGTGCCGCTGATCGGCCTGCCGCTGATGCTCGGGATCGAGCACGACACGCTCGCGTCGTCGGTGCCGTACCTGCGGGCCGATGCGCGCGCCATCGATGCGTGGCGCGCCCGCCTCGCGCGCGAGCGGCGGCTGAAAGTCGGCCTCGTGTGGACGGGTAGTGCCGGACATCAGCGCAATCCGTTTCGGCGCGTCGGCGTCGAACGGTATGCGCATGCGTTTCGCGCGATCGACGGCGTCGCGTTCTATTCGCTGCAGCCGGGCGCGGATGCGGACGTCGCGGCCGCGCGCGCGAGCGGTTTCGCGATCGAGGACTGCACGTCCGAGCTGAAGAGTTTCGACGACACGGCCGCGTTCATCGGCGCGCTGGATCTCGTGATTACCGTTTGCACGTCGGTTGCGCATCTGGCCGGTGCGCTCGGCGCACGGACCTGGGTGCTGCTCGACGTGAATCCGCATTGGCCGTGGCTGCTCGAGCGCAGCGACAGTCCGTGGTATCCGACTGCGACGCTGTATCGGCAGCGCACGTTCGGCGACTGGCAACCGGTGATGGACGCGGTGGCGGGCGACTTGCAACAGCTGGCCGCGACGCAGTCGCACGCTAGCTCGCCCGCGCGCTGA
- a CDS encoding DMT family transporter, producing MNALAAAPARRALDARAVGLMLLLCAIWGFQQVAIKSTNAAIPPIFQAGLRSVIAALLLWAWARSRGTPLFRADGTFGAGLAAGALFAGEFICVFFGLTLTSASHMAIFLYTAPCFTALGLHLFAPGERLQRVQWAGVGIAFAGIALAFADGFLKPRAPGASVLAGLAGDALGILGGAMWAATTVVVRSTSLARASASKTLFYQLAVSAVVLVALAVLLGQASFAHVTPVAVASLAYQSVIVAFVSYLSWFWLLTRYSASRLSVFTFLSPLFGVAFGVLLLGESVGWRFMSAAALVLTGIALVNAPTRRRV from the coding sequence ATGAACGCGCTTGCCGCCGCACCCGCGCGTCGCGCGCTCGATGCGCGCGCCGTCGGTCTGATGCTGCTCCTGTGCGCGATCTGGGGTTTTCAGCAAGTCGCGATCAAGAGCACGAACGCGGCGATCCCGCCGATCTTCCAGGCCGGGCTGCGCTCGGTGATCGCCGCACTGCTGCTGTGGGCCTGGGCGCGCTCGCGCGGCACACCGCTGTTCCGCGCGGACGGCACGTTCGGCGCCGGTCTCGCAGCCGGCGCGCTGTTCGCCGGCGAATTCATCTGCGTGTTCTTCGGGCTCACGCTGACGAGCGCGTCGCATATGGCGATCTTCCTGTACACCGCACCGTGCTTCACCGCGCTCGGCCTGCATCTGTTCGCGCCCGGCGAGCGGCTGCAGCGCGTGCAGTGGGCGGGTGTCGGCATCGCGTTCGCCGGCATCGCGCTCGCATTCGCGGACGGCTTCCTGAAACCGCGCGCGCCCGGCGCATCGGTGCTGGCCGGGCTCGCCGGCGACGCGCTCGGCATCCTCGGCGGCGCGATGTGGGCCGCGACGACGGTGGTCGTGCGCTCGACGTCGCTCGCCCGCGCGAGCGCGAGCAAGACGCTGTTCTACCAGCTCGCGGTGTCGGCGGTCGTGCTCGTCGCGCTCGCCGTGCTGCTCGGCCAGGCATCGTTCGCGCATGTGACGCCGGTCGCCGTGGCAAGCCTCGCGTATCAATCGGTGATCGTGGCGTTCGTCAGCTATCTGTCGTGGTTCTGGCTGCTCACGCGCTACAGCGCATCGCGGCTGTCGGTGTTCACGTTCCTGTCGCCGCTGTTCGGTGTCGCGTTCGGCGTGCTGCTGCTCGGCGAATCGGTCGGCTGGCGCTTCATGTCGGCGGCCGCGCTCGTGCTGACCGGCATCGCGCTCGTCAATGCGCCGACGCGCCGGCGCGTGTAA
- the glyQ gene encoding glycine--tRNA ligase subunit alpha, which produces MLTFQQIILTLQSYWDKQGCALLQPIDMEVGAGTSHVHTFLRAVGPEPWRAAYVQPSRRPKDGRYGENPNRLQHYYQYQVVLKPAPENILDLYLGSLEALGFDLKQNDVRFVEDDWENPTLGAWGLGWEVWLNGMEVTQFTYFQQVGGLDCKPVLGEITYGLERLAMYLQKVENVYDLIWTEWEEQGPNGPEIRRLTYGDVYHQNEVEQSTYNFEYANVDLLFTFFNSYEAEAKRMIEAQLALPAYELVLKAGHTFNLLDARGAISVTERAAYIGRIRALSRLVAQAYYDSREKLGFPMLGNPPGVPGLTTDAQDAAQPAWAPPLKVERKIDQD; this is translated from the coding sequence ATGCTTACGTTTCAGCAAATCATCCTGACGCTGCAGTCCTACTGGGACAAGCAGGGTTGCGCTCTGCTCCAGCCCATCGACATGGAAGTCGGCGCGGGCACGTCGCACGTCCACACGTTCCTGCGCGCGGTCGGCCCCGAGCCGTGGCGCGCCGCTTACGTGCAGCCGTCGCGCCGCCCGAAGGACGGCCGCTACGGCGAGAACCCGAACCGGCTGCAGCACTACTACCAGTATCAGGTCGTGCTCAAGCCGGCGCCGGAGAACATCCTCGACCTGTACCTCGGCTCGCTGGAAGCGCTCGGCTTCGATCTGAAGCAGAACGACGTGCGCTTCGTCGAGGACGACTGGGAGAACCCGACGCTCGGCGCGTGGGGCCTCGGCTGGGAAGTGTGGCTGAACGGGATGGAAGTCACGCAGTTCACGTACTTCCAGCAGGTCGGCGGCCTCGATTGCAAGCCGGTGCTCGGCGAGATCACGTACGGCCTCGAGCGTCTCGCGATGTACCTGCAGAAGGTCGAGAACGTGTACGACCTGATCTGGACGGAGTGGGAGGAACAGGGCCCGAACGGCCCCGAGATCCGCCGCCTCACGTACGGTGACGTCTATCACCAGAACGAAGTCGAGCAGTCGACGTACAACTTCGAGTACGCGAACGTCGATCTGCTGTTCACGTTCTTCAACAGCTACGAAGCGGAAGCGAAGCGGATGATCGAAGCGCAGCTCGCGCTGCCCGCATACGAGCTCGTGCTGAAGGCCGGCCACACGTTCAACCTGCTCGATGCGCGCGGCGCGATCTCGGTCACCGAGCGTGCGGCGTACATCGGCCGCATCCGCGCGCTGTCGCGTCTCGTCGCGCAGGCGTACTACGACTCGCGCGAGAAGCTCGGCTTCCCGATGCTCGGCAACCCGCCGGGCGTGCCGGGCCTCACCACCGATGCCCAGGATGCCGCGCAGCCGGCGTGGGCGCCGCCGCTGAAGGTCGAACGCAAGATCGATCAGGACTGA
- the gloA gene encoding lactoylglutathione lyase, producing MRLLHTMLRVGDLDRSIKFYTELLGMKLLRREDYPEGKFTLAFVGYEAESTGTVIELTHNWDTPSYDLGNGFGHLAIEVDDAYAACEKIKAQGGKVTREAGPMKHGTTVIAFVEDPDGYKIEFIQKKTH from the coding sequence ATGCGTTTGTTGCACACGATGCTGCGAGTCGGCGATCTCGACCGTTCGATCAAGTTCTACACCGAATTGCTCGGCATGAAGCTGCTGCGTCGCGAGGACTATCCGGAAGGCAAGTTCACGCTCGCGTTCGTCGGCTATGAAGCGGAGAGCACCGGCACCGTGATCGAGCTGACCCACAACTGGGACACGCCGTCCTACGATCTCGGCAACGGTTTCGGCCATCTGGCCATCGAAGTCGACGATGCATACGCGGCCTGCGAGAAGATCAAGGCGCAAGGCGGCAAGGTCACGCGCGAAGCGGGCCCGATGAAGCACGGCACGACCGTGATCGCGTTCGTCGAGGATCCGGACGGCTACAAGATCGAGTTCATCCAGAAGAAGACGCACTGA
- a CDS encoding lysophospholipid acyltransferase family protein has product MRFVRSLLLLIYFIVYTVPYATACFIAFPFLRPDARYWMAAGWCKSTLWVVRWLNGIRYRIEGFENLPDGPAVLLSKHQSAWETLAFPALMPKPLCYVFKRELLYVPFFGWALGMLHMVHINRKEGKHAFDSVIRQGKKRLAEGAWVIMFPEGTRTPVGKQGKYKTGGARFAIETGTAVVPIAHNAGHVWPRNSFTKYPGVVTVSIGKPIDVTGLTPDVLNSRVEAWIEAEMRRIDPDAYRQAGNADTRDAARV; this is encoded by the coding sequence ATGCGCTTCGTCCGTTCGCTGCTGCTGCTGATCTATTTCATCGTGTACACGGTGCCGTATGCGACCGCATGCTTCATCGCGTTCCCGTTCCTGCGCCCCGACGCGCGCTACTGGATGGCGGCCGGCTGGTGCAAGTCGACGCTCTGGGTCGTGCGCTGGCTGAACGGCATCCGCTACCGGATCGAAGGGTTCGAGAACCTGCCGGACGGTCCGGCCGTGCTGCTGTCCAAACACCAGTCGGCGTGGGAGACGCTCGCGTTTCCGGCGCTGATGCCGAAGCCGCTTTGCTACGTGTTCAAGCGCGAGCTACTGTACGTGCCGTTCTTCGGCTGGGCGCTCGGCATGCTGCACATGGTCCACATCAACCGCAAGGAAGGCAAACACGCGTTCGACTCGGTGATCCGGCAGGGCAAGAAGCGTCTCGCCGAAGGCGCGTGGGTGATCATGTTCCCCGAAGGCACGCGCACGCCGGTCGGCAAGCAGGGCAAGTACAAGACGGGCGGCGCGCGCTTCGCGATCGAAACCGGCACCGCCGTCGTGCCGATCGCGCACAATGCCGGTCATGTATGGCCGCGCAACTCGTTCACGAAGTATCCGGGCGTCGTCACGGTATCGATCGGCAAGCCGATCGACGTGACCGGCCTCACGCCCGACGTATTGAACTCGCGCGTCGAAGCGTGGATCGAAGCGGAAATGCGCCGCATCGATCCCGATGCCTATCGACAGGCGGGCAACGCCGACACGCGCGACGCGGCACGTGTCTGA
- a CDS encoding M48 family metallopeptidase, whose translation MKKRPRPRPAVVALDHRQLDLPLFDGPAAAPSAPVSPPAPPDAAPASPIAPLAPPDTAPAPDRSRIRTLALDSRVLEYRLKRSARRTIGFTIDGSGLSITAPRWVTLADIEAAIAEKQRWIFAKLAEWKTRTEQRALPQIDWRDGAQLPYLGKTITIALGAGAVAFDALAQRLSLPLPAQADAQQIKDRVQGWLQGEAKRIFVERLAVYAEKLGVTYSMVALSSAATRWGSCSSDGKIRLNWRLIHFPMSIIDYVVAHELSHLREMNHSPAFWQTVESIFPEFREARHTLKHHPPELLPSL comes from the coding sequence ATGAAGAAGCGTCCGCGGCCACGACCCGCCGTCGTGGCACTCGATCATCGCCAGCTCGACCTGCCGCTCTTCGACGGGCCGGCCGCTGCGCCTTCGGCACCCGTGTCGCCGCCGGCGCCGCCCGACGCTGCGCCCGCGTCGCCGATCGCCCCGCTCGCGCCGCCCGACACGGCGCCCGCGCCCGACCGCTCGCGCATCCGCACGCTCGCGCTCGACAGCCGCGTCCTCGAATACCGGCTGAAGCGCTCCGCACGGCGCACGATCGGCTTCACGATCGACGGCAGCGGCTTGTCGATCACCGCGCCGCGCTGGGTCACGCTCGCCGACATCGAGGCCGCGATCGCGGAGAAGCAGCGCTGGATTTTCGCGAAGCTCGCGGAATGGAAAACGCGCACCGAACAGCGCGCGCTGCCGCAGATCGACTGGCGCGACGGCGCGCAGCTGCCGTATCTCGGCAAGACGATCACGATCGCGCTCGGTGCGGGCGCCGTCGCGTTCGACGCGCTCGCGCAGCGGCTGTCGCTGCCGCTGCCCGCGCAGGCCGACGCGCAGCAGATCAAGGATCGCGTGCAGGGCTGGCTGCAGGGCGAAGCGAAACGGATCTTCGTCGAACGCCTCGCGGTGTATGCGGAAAAGCTCGGCGTCACGTATTCGATGGTCGCGCTGTCGTCGGCCGCGACGCGCTGGGGCAGTTGCTCGAGCGACGGCAAGATCCGCCTGAACTGGCGGCTGATCCATTTCCCGATGTCGATCATCGACTACGTCGTTGCGCACGAGCTCTCGCATCTGCGCGAGATGAATCACAGCCCGGCATTCTGGCAGACGGTCGAATCGATCTTCCCCGAGTTCCGCGAAGCGCGGCATACGCTCAAGCACCATCCGCCGGAGCTGCTGCCGTCGCTGTGA
- the pdxA gene encoding 4-hydroxythreonine-4-phosphate dehydrogenase PdxA — MSARALQIAITTGEPAGVGPELTVQALRDAGERWPDAQFTVLGDAALLEARAAAVGADWAALVGGSRVSIAHHALAAPAHAGRLDAANGRYVLALLDAAIDGAVAGRYDAIVTAPLQKSTINDAGVPFTGHTEYLAERTHTARVVMMLAGTGATPLRVALATTHLPLKDVSAALTIDGLVETLAIIDRDLRRDFGLARPRILVTGLNPHAGENGYLGREEIDVIAPALARAQAQQIDARGPYPADTLFQPRYLADADCVLAMFHDQGLPVLKYATFGEGINVTLGLPIIRTSVDHGTALDLAGTGRADPGSMVAALDTAVTMARHRRAA, encoded by the coding sequence ATGAGCGCGCGCGCCTTGCAGATCGCGATCACGACCGGCGAGCCGGCCGGCGTCGGTCCTGAGCTGACCGTGCAGGCGCTGCGCGACGCCGGCGAGCGCTGGCCCGATGCGCAGTTCACGGTGCTCGGCGACGCCGCGCTGCTCGAAGCGCGCGCGGCGGCCGTCGGCGCCGACTGGGCCGCGCTGGTCGGCGGTTCGCGCGTGTCGATCGCGCATCACGCGCTGGCGGCGCCCGCGCATGCGGGCCGGCTCGACGCGGCGAACGGCCGCTACGTCCTCGCGCTGCTCGATGCGGCGATCGACGGCGCGGTGGCCGGCCGCTACGACGCGATCGTCACCGCGCCGCTGCAGAAGAGCACGATCAACGATGCCGGCGTACCGTTCACCGGCCATACCGAATACCTGGCCGAGCGCACGCATACGGCGCGCGTCGTGATGATGCTCGCGGGCACCGGCGCAACGCCGCTGCGTGTCGCGCTCGCCACGACGCATCTGCCGCTGAAGGACGTGTCGGCCGCGCTGACGATCGACGGGCTCGTCGAGACGCTCGCAATCATCGACCGCGACCTGCGGCGCGACTTCGGGCTCGCCAGGCCGCGGATCCTCGTGACGGGTCTCAATCCGCATGCGGGCGAAAACGGCTATCTCGGCCGCGAGGAAATCGACGTGATCGCACCGGCGCTCGCGCGCGCCCAGGCGCAGCAGATCGACGCGCGCGGCCCGTATCCGGCCGATACGCTGTTCCAGCCGCGCTATCTCGCCGACGCCGACTGCGTGCTCGCGATGTTCCACGATCAGGGGCTGCCGGTACTGAAGTACGCGACGTTCGGCGAAGGCATCAACGTGACGCTCGGGCTGCCGATCATCCGCACGTCGGTCGACCACGGCACCGCGCTCGACCTCGCCGGCACCGGCCGCGCCGATCCCGGCAGCATGGTCGCGGCGCTCGACACGGCCGTTACGATGGCGCGGCATCGGCGCGCGGCCTGA